Proteins encoded within one genomic window of Bacteroidales bacterium:
- the lpxD gene encoding UDP-3-O-(3-hydroxymyristoyl)glucosamine N-acyltransferase — translation MEFSAKQIAELLNGKIIGDSDIKVSTVSKIEEGFAGSLSFLSNPKYIQYLYTTKSSIVLINNSFVPEKEVQATLIKVEDAYHAFASLLEIYNQQKSHKEGISGDSIIEESAKIGEHVYIGANSYIGANSVIGDQTKIYPNTYIGDNVKIGNKVTVFSGANIYSDCIIEDGCTLHSGVVVGSDGFGFAPQNASEFKKVPQIGNVIIEENVEIGANTTIDKATLGSTIIRKGVKLDNLIQVAHNVEIGENTVIAAQTGIAGSTKIGKNCMIGGQVAIAGHITIADNVKAGAKAGIAQSVKKEGVILQGIPAIELRNFWRSAAVFKLLPDMKHQIDNLERIIGKEKGE, via the coding sequence ATGGAGTTTTCTGCAAAACAAATAGCTGAGCTTCTTAACGGCAAAATTATAGGAGATTCTGATATAAAGGTCAGTACTGTTTCTAAAATTGAAGAAGGATTTGCAGGAAGTCTTTCTTTTCTGTCTAATCCAAAATATATACAATACCTTTATACAACAAAATCTTCAATTGTTTTAATTAATAACAGCTTTGTTCCGGAAAAAGAAGTACAAGCAACTTTAATTAAAGTTGAAGATGCATATCATGCATTTGCCTCTTTATTAGAAATATACAACCAACAAAAGTCTCATAAAGAAGGTATTTCCGGTGATTCGATAATTGAAGAATCGGCAAAAATCGGAGAGCATGTTTATATCGGAGCAAATTCTTATATCGGAGCAAATTCTGTAATTGGAGATCAAACAAAGATTTATCCCAATACATATATAGGAGATAATGTAAAGATTGGAAATAAGGTTACAGTTTTTTCCGGGGCTAATATTTATTCAGACTGTATTATTGAAGACGGTTGTACATTACATTCCGGCGTTGTTGTCGGTAGCGACGGCTTTGGTTTTGCCCCTCAAAATGCTTCCGAATTCAAAAAAGTTCCGCAAATTGGAAATGTTATAATTGAAGAGAACGTTGAAATAGGTGCGAATACAACAATTGACAAAGCAACATTAGGTTCTACCATAATAAGAAAAGGTGTGAAACTTGATAATTTAATTCAAGTAGCTCATAATGTTGAGATAGGCGAAAATACCGTAATAGCAGCTCAAACAGGAATTGCAGGCTCAACTAAAATAGGAAAAAATTGTATGATTGGAGGTCAAGTTGCAATTGCAGGGCATATCACAATTGCAGATAATGTAAAAGCCGGAGCGAAAGCCGGAATTGCTCAAAGCGTAAAAAAAGAAGGAGTAATTTTACAAGGTATTCCTGCAATAGAATTAAGAAATTTTTGGCGTTCAGCAGCAGTATTTAAATTATTACCGGATATGAAACATCAAATAGATAATTTAGAAAGAATAATAGGGAAAGAAAAGGGAGAATAG
- the panC gene encoding pantoate--beta-alanine ligase: MIITRNIKELHKVFLDKKKLKKIVGFVPTMGALHAGHLSLIKFASTENDITVVSIFVNPTQFNSKKDLKKYPRDEERDMEKLKSINCDIVFIPEVEEMYPEDDNRIFDFQGLDNVMEGKYRNGHFNGVAQIVSTLFEIVNPNKAYFGKKDFQQVAIIKYLNENYLKDLNIEVVACDIIREEDGLAMSSRNMLLNKEQRSEASSISKTMFFYCNSYEKYSVAGLKSKIISEINSNTHLEVEYFDIVDNKTLQSVPDIIPKKTTACIAVYAGIIRLIDNFSFN, translated from the coding sequence ATGATTATAACACGCAATATTAAAGAACTTCATAAAGTTTTTTTAGATAAAAAAAAACTAAAAAAAATTGTAGGTTTTGTTCCTACAATGGGAGCTCTTCATGCCGGACATTTATCATTAATTAAATTTGCATCAACAGAAAATGACATTACTGTTGTCAGTATTTTTGTGAATCCTACACAATTCAACAGTAAGAAAGATCTTAAAAAATATCCGAGAGATGAAGAAAGAGATATGGAAAAATTGAAAAGTATTAATTGTGATATTGTTTTTATCCCTGAAGTTGAAGAAATGTATCCTGAAGATGACAACAGAATTTTTGATTTTCAAGGATTGGATAATGTTATGGAAGGAAAGTACAGAAACGGACATTTTAACGGTGTTGCTCAAATTGTCTCAACCTTATTCGAAATTGTTAATCCTAATAAAGCATACTTCGGCAAAAAAGATTTTCAACAAGTTGCAATTATAAAATATTTGAATGAGAACTATTTAAAAGACTTGAATATTGAAGTTGTTGCTTGTGATATTATAAGAGAAGAAGACGGTTTAGCAATGAGTTCAAGAAATATGTTGTTAAATAAAGAGCAAAGAAGCGAAGCATCATCAATTTCGAAAACCATGTTTTTTTATTGCAACAGTTATGAAAAATATTCTGTTGCCGGTTTGAAATCAAAAATAATATCTGAAATAAATTCAAATACTCATTTAGAAGTTGAATATTTTGATATTGTTGATAATAAAACCTTGCAAAGTGTTCCGGATATTATCCCAAAAAAAACAACAGCGTGTATAGCAGTTTATGCCGGTATTATCAGACTAATTGATAATTTCTCATTTAATTAA
- a CDS encoding glycogen/starch synthase: protein MENKKTLYISQEIMPFLPETEMSSICRYLPQGIQEKGKEVRVFMPRFGIINERRNQLHEVIRLSGMNLIIDDTDHSLIIKVTSIQQARMQVYFIDNEEYFQRKAIISDDNGNFFEDNDERMIFFDRGAIETTKKLRWAPDIVHCHGWMTALVPLLIKKAYKDDPLFENSKVIYSLYADDFKATLNNNIKKKLEFEGIKQSDMNILSPANFLNLQKLAVDYSDAIIEGNENINKQVVAYAEKSKKPYLKYQNPDNYLNEYNKFYNSLIK, encoded by the coding sequence ATGGAAAATAAAAAAACATTATACATCTCACAAGAAATTATGCCTTTTTTACCTGAAACTGAAATGTCTTCAATATGTAGGTATTTACCTCAAGGAATTCAAGAAAAAGGAAAAGAAGTGAGAGTATTTATGCCGAGATTCGGTATTATTAATGAAAGAAGAAATCAATTACATGAAGTTATCAGATTATCCGGAATGAATTTAATTATTGACGATACAGATCATTCATTAATTATTAAGGTAACTTCTATCCAACAAGCACGGATGCAGGTTTATTTTATTGATAATGAAGAATATTTTCAAAGAAAAGCAATTATATCAGATGATAACGGTAATTTTTTTGAAGATAATGATGAACGAATGATATTTTTTGACCGAGGTGCAATTGAAACAACCAAAAAACTAAGATGGGCACCTGACATTGTTCATTGTCACGGTTGGATGACAGCACTTGTTCCGTTATTAATAAAAAAAGCATATAAAGATGATCCTTTATTTGAGAATTCAAAAGTAATCTATTCATTATATGCAGATGATTTTAAAGCAACTCTAAACAATAATATTAAGAAAAAACTTGAATTTGAAGGTATAAAACAATCTGATATGAACATTTTATCTCCTGCAAATTTTTTAAACCTTCAAAAGCTTGCTGTTGATTATTCCGATGCTATTATTGAGGGTAATGAAAATATTAACAAACAAGTAGTAGCATATGCCGAAAAATCAAAAAAACCTTATCTGAAATATCAAAACCCGGATAATTATTTGAATGAATACAATAAATTTTACAATTCACTTATCAAATAA
- a CDS encoding HD domain-containing protein: MNKQYSTNKIKIINDPVYGFINIPSELHLDLIQHPYFQRMRRLKQLGLSYYVYPGATHTRFDHVLGAMHLMNIALRELERKGQKITKDEKDAVLIAILLHDIGHGPLSHSLEGSFIIGKNHEDLSLFFMEQLNKEFEGKLSLGIKIFRNEYEKQFLHDLVSSQLDMDRLDYLKRDSFYTGVTEGGIGSDRIIKMLRVVNDELAVEEKGIYSVEQFIVARRIMYWQVYLHKTVIASEIMMKKAIQKAKIESKKNGIYATPALAYFFDTGEKLNKNDIIDNFTLDAFAKLDDSDIIVSMKEWMNHSDKVLSVVSKSLINRDLFRVEISRERFNLEKIKILQEKVSDKYKINDEDVKYLVFSDKIRSKAYSTDNDTGINILHKSGKMSDIAKASDLDNITALSKTVEKFFLCYPKDI; this comes from the coding sequence ATGAATAAACAATACAGTACAAATAAAATAAAGATTATTAATGACCCTGTTTACGGTTTTATAAATATTCCTTCTGAACTGCATTTAGATCTTATTCAACACCCTTATTTTCAGAGAATGAGGAGGTTAAAGCAATTAGGCTTGTCATATTATGTTTATCCGGGAGCTACTCATACTCGATTTGATCATGTTCTGGGGGCAATGCATTTAATGAATATTGCTTTAAGAGAACTGGAAAGAAAAGGGCAAAAAATTACCAAAGATGAAAAAGATGCTGTATTAATTGCAATTTTATTGCATGATATTGGGCACGGACCTTTATCGCATTCTCTTGAAGGATCTTTTATTATCGGGAAAAATCATGAAGACCTTTCGCTTTTTTTCATGGAGCAGTTAAATAAAGAATTTGAAGGGAAGTTATCTCTTGGCATTAAGATATTCAGAAACGAATATGAGAAACAATTTTTGCATGATCTTGTTTCAAGTCAATTAGATATGGATCGCCTTGATTATTTAAAGAGAGATAGTTTTTATACCGGTGTAACAGAAGGAGGTATAGGATCAGATCGAATTATTAAAATGCTAAGAGTTGTAAATGATGAGTTGGCTGTAGAGGAAAAAGGAATATATTCTGTTGAGCAATTTATTGTAGCAAGGAGGATTATGTATTGGCAAGTTTATTTGCATAAAACTGTAATTGCATCTGAAATAATGATGAAAAAAGCAATTCAGAAGGCAAAAATTGAAAGTAAAAAAAATGGTATATATGCTACACCTGCTTTGGCATATTTTTTTGATACCGGAGAAAAGTTGAACAAAAATGACATAATTGATAATTTCACATTAGATGCATTTGCAAAATTAGATGATTCAGATATTATTGTTTCAATGAAAGAATGGATGAATCATTCCGATAAAGTTTTATCTGTTGTCAGCAAGAGCTTGATTAACAGAGATTTGTTCAGGGTTGAGATCAGTCGTGAAAGATTTAATCTTGAAAAGATAAAAATTTTACAGGAAAAAGTATCAGATAAGTATAAAATTAATGATGAAGATGTTAAGTATTTGGTATTTTCTGATAAAATAAGAAGTAAGGCATATAGTACGGATAATGATACCGGAATTAATATTCTTCATAAATCCGGAAAAATGTCTGATATAGCAAAAGCATCTGATCTTGATAATATAACAGCTCTTTCAAAAACAGTGGAGAAATTTTTTCTTTGTTATCCGAAAGATATATAA